AGACCCGTTAGAGAGCTTAAAGGCTTCCAAAAAATATTTATAAAAAAAGGTGAAACTGTAACGGTTACCTTTAATATTTCGGTTGAAGATTTAAAATTCTACAACTCTAATTTAGATTTTGTTGCTGAACCTGGAGTATTCCAAGTAGCTATAGCACCGAGTTCAGATTTTGAATTTAAGAAATCCTTCGAACTAATAGATTAAATATAATTAGGGAATTCTCATCCTACTATAAGCTGATATTTCAGTAAAATTTTAATTGAAAAACTAAATGAAATTTGTAATAAACATATTTGTATTCTTGTTTGTGTTATCCCTTTCAGCACAAAACAAAGCCACATACACCTATGCCATAAAAGGAAAAGACACCTTAAAATTAGATGTTTACACACCAGAAAATATCAAAAAAACAGACACTTTACCTGTTTTGCTTTGGATGCACGGTGGCGGATTTGCTGTTGGTCATAGAGATTACATAGACGATAAAAATTTAGTAAAATATGCGACCAAAGAGCAGAATTATATTGGTATTTCCATTTCATACAGATTACTAAGAAAAGGCACAAAGACAGGTTTTGGTTGCGATTGTAGCAAAGATGAAAAGTTAGAAACTTTTAAACAAGTAGCTATCGATTATATGGATGTCGCTAAATATGTGGTAGAACACGCTAATAAACTTCAAGTCGATACAACTAAAATCATTGCTGGTGGTAGTAGTGCTGGTGCCGAAGGCATCCTTAATGCAGTTTTTATGCGTGAGTATTTTATAGATAATGCTGAGGCGTATAGCAACGTAAAATTTGCAGGTGCTTTTTCTTGTGCTGGTGCCATTGTAGATGCTAGTTATATAACGCCAGACAATGCAGTAC
This genomic window from Flavobacterium sp. CS20 contains:
- a CDS encoding alpha/beta hydrolase; its protein translation is MKFVINIFVFLFVLSLSAQNKATYTYAIKGKDTLKLDVYTPENIKKTDTLPVLLWMHGGGFAVGHRDYIDDKNLVKYATKEQNYIGISISYRLLRKGTKTGFGCDCSKDEKLETFKQVAIDYMDVAKYVVEHANKLQVDTTKIIAGGSSAGAEGILNAVFMREYFIDNAEAYSNVKFAGAFSCAGAIVDASYITPDNAVPTVLYHGTKDQLVPYGNAPHHYCAPTKDGYLMLDGSKIIADKLEDFETSFYFNIVKDAGHEISRIPYEELDIVFNFFERTVLNDEVIQTIIIKTKQ